A stretch of the Streptomyces sp. 1331.2 genome encodes the following:
- a CDS encoding YciI family protein encodes MAKYMLIMRGTDESVEKMMGTPFEEMLEMVGRFNEELIRAGVLVAAEGLDDPSQGVVVDFSGETPVVTDGPYGETKELFGGFYLIDVASKEEAVAWAKRLPAVPGSKCEVRRVPSIEEFPQDNEWIVKERAWRERTGQL; translated from the coding sequence ATGGCGAAGTACATGCTGATCATGCGGGGCACCGACGAGTCCGTCGAGAAGATGATGGGGACGCCCTTCGAGGAGATGCTCGAAATGGTCGGCCGCTTCAACGAGGAGCTGATCCGGGCCGGCGTGCTCGTCGCCGCCGAGGGACTGGACGACCCGTCCCAGGGCGTGGTGGTCGACTTCAGCGGGGAGACCCCCGTGGTCACCGACGGCCCGTACGGTGAGACGAAGGAGCTCTTCGGCGGCTTCTACCTCATCGACGTCGCCTCCAAGGAGGAGGCGGTGGCGTGGGCCAAGCGGCTCCCGGCCGTCCCCGGCTCGAAGTGCGAGGTGCGCCGGGTGCCCAGCATCGAGGAGTTCCCGCAGGACAACGAGTGGATCGTCAAGGAGCGGGCGTGGCGCGAGCGGACCGGCCAGCTGTGA
- a CDS encoding RNA polymerase sigma factor produces MARADRPAVTHPADGPPATDGPPATDGPPVAEAARRAVEAVWRIESPRIVGALARYTGDFALAEDVAQEALAEALVAWSRDGEPASPVGWLLSTARRRAIDAFRRRSALDERYAALAGPLAEGEFSAGAGGTAASERPDDLPWDADRVDDDVLALMFTACHPVLSPEARVALTLRVVGGLSSEEIARAFLVPTATVQARITRAKKTIAAARVPFELPPQQERRGRLGAVLSVLYVIFTEGSTATAGDDLLRPDLAYEAVRLARTLAALLPAEPEVHGQLALFELTAARFPARTGPDGETVLLEDQDRRRWDRSAIRRGLAALGRASTLGWGLGRGLGPYGLQAAIAACHATAPSVEETDWERIVLLYEALGRVAPSPVVDLNRAVAVAMAGGPQEALDMVDDLVVSGRLSGSHLLPTVRGELLTRLGRTAEAKAELELAARLCRNTGERSVLLRKAAALG; encoded by the coding sequence GTGGCGCGAGCGGACCGGCCAGCTGTGACACACCCCGCGGACGGCCCGCCGGCCACCGACGGGCCGCCCGCCACCGACGGCCCGCCGGTCGCCGAGGCGGCGCGGCGGGCCGTCGAGGCCGTCTGGCGGATCGAGTCCCCGCGGATCGTCGGCGCGCTGGCCCGCTACACCGGGGACTTCGCGCTCGCCGAGGACGTCGCGCAGGAGGCGCTGGCGGAGGCGCTCGTCGCCTGGTCGCGGGACGGGGAGCCGGCCAGCCCGGTGGGCTGGCTGCTGTCCACCGCCCGGCGGCGGGCCATCGACGCCTTCCGCCGCCGGTCCGCGCTGGACGAGCGGTACGCGGCGCTCGCGGGCCCGCTCGCCGAGGGCGAGTTCAGCGCGGGCGCGGGCGGGACCGCCGCCTCCGAGCGGCCGGACGACCTGCCCTGGGACGCCGACCGGGTGGACGACGACGTGCTCGCGCTGATGTTCACCGCCTGCCATCCCGTCCTCTCGCCCGAGGCGCGGGTGGCGCTGACCCTGCGCGTGGTGGGCGGACTGTCCAGCGAGGAGATCGCCCGCGCCTTCCTGGTGCCCACGGCGACCGTCCAGGCCCGGATCACCCGGGCGAAGAAGACGATCGCCGCCGCCCGCGTGCCCTTCGAGCTGCCGCCGCAGCAGGAGCGGCGCGGGCGGCTCGGCGCCGTGCTGAGCGTCCTGTACGTGATCTTCACCGAGGGCTCGACGGCGACGGCCGGCGACGACCTGCTGCGCCCCGACCTCGCCTACGAGGCCGTACGGCTGGCCCGGACGCTGGCCGCCCTGCTGCCCGCCGAGCCGGAGGTGCACGGCCAGCTCGCGCTGTTCGAGCTCACCGCCGCACGCTTCCCGGCCCGCACCGGGCCCGACGGCGAGACGGTCCTCCTGGAGGACCAGGACCGCCGCCGGTGGGACCGCTCCGCGATCCGCCGCGGCCTCGCCGCCCTCGGCCGGGCCTCCACCCTCGGGTGGGGCCTCGGCCGGGGTCTGGGACCGTACGGTCTTCAGGCCGCGATAGCCGCCTGCCACGCGACGGCGCCCTCGGTGGAGGAGACGGACTGGGAGCGCATCGTGCTCCTCTACGAGGCGCTGGGCCGGGTGGCGCCGTCACCCGTGGTCGACCTCAACCGGGCGGTGGCCGTCGCGATGGCCGGCGGGCCGCAGGAGGCGCTGGACATGGTGGACGACCTGGTGGTCTCCGGCCGCCTGTCGGGTTCGCACCTGCTCCCGACCGTGCGCGGCGAACTGCTCACCCGCCTGGGCCGCACCGCCGAGGCCAAGGCGGAACTGGAGCTCGCCGCCCGCCTGTGCCGCAACACCGGCGAACGGTCGGTGTTGCTGCGCAAGGCAGCCGCCCTGGGCTGA